The DNA segment GCaattcagtgagttcatgtcccccttttctcttaactgttttcagttttataacttcgggggtgaaatacatgttacaattatttagaacatttttatacatggtatggttagcttaaggagggttaggacgtacagatcatgtgagtggtgggtacaacacttaaagccattaatcctcgttgttagggcCGAGGGACACAaaagtgatagatctatttgggtgtagcaagcccacacccgtgaggccggggaggcacatagaggtgactgtgtcttacagccgaggcccgatacaaatttgctaggtttgagttttcctgcatcacttcacacataccagtggctttgcaacccagtggtgatctctttttcctttattgctacataccaggaaccTTTTTACATTGGGACGAACTTTAACGATTTAtaaacatactcacttttacatgaactcgctcaacttttgttgttttttttcaaattacatgtatttcaggaaattagggacCTGGCAAGGTTTGCTatgtcgtcaagctgcgtaggagaaataatgtcatccgagtttagggattgtgacttttgcctggacgagtcacaagtcttaaactgtgtttttaattcatgtcttatggttgtgtcgtatgaacaagatttttattatgtcatgttgtaatTTCGTGCATGTGTCaacttttgaaaacaatgttgtcgtattttatttttaaaacttgaattaatggatgatcatcatggttttactttcatatagctttgttgtgattaagctatggtattaagaagtcgcaccaaataaacccacgcttccgcaaagccagggtgtgacagcttggtatcagagcattgatcatagcgaactaggattccttctcgagtctagactatgatcactagggctctcacgaaagcatttttacattgcatacattacgtccagatccaggacaCAAAACGTTCTTACAAACAAAATGTATGAgcacttttcaaaatttatgatTCAGTCTTGacgactgagggagttcagccccaaaggctggggaggttcagtcatgtagactgaggggccaatctttgagattggggaggttttggtctgtaaggccagggagttagtctgagagactaggaggttcagtctgagaggctgggagggtagtctagtgaAACTAGGAAGAAATGCTTgcttgcttattggtgactaacatgtttatttgattatatgttgattgtttgtgcatatgtgtggttgtgttacagacatcatgccttcTTCATCAGACACTGGAGTTTCAGACACTTTAGATCCTATGGCGATCGTATCAGATGACAGAGTTTTGTCAGAGCGAGAGGTCTACACTTCCGACACCACCAGTACTGAtgatgacgatttccagccctttgcgctgcctgacgTCGGAGCTGAGCCTGCTGATGGCTTTCCTGTCGGGGACTTACcacttgcggtgatccctgctcctataccGCTTGCTGCTTATCCAGTCGTAGATATGCCACTCGATGTTGTTTCTGATGACGacatcgatctgtttgaggaggacccacctGAGGCTAACCATGAGGGCGGGACCCCTATTGCTGCTGATGTCATCTAACCCATTGCTGGtgctcctgcagaggaggctcctgttgattcacctgtcccagattccTTTGAGTCCGTGGCGTCTACATCTTTGCACACTCAAGGAGTGCAGCATCACTCTCATGACGCCGACTCTGACATGGCGCCATCAGCTGCACCGCTCCCGCACAcgactttgagtttgatcacgagTTGACGATGATTTTGATCATGTCTTTCCCCCTGGTtttgatcctgaccaggatatcgaGTTCATTCACTTAGACTAGCCCTTAGAGGAGCCTATAGCCCCTATCGATCCTTTGTTTGATGATCCGGCTGATTTTAATATGGATTTTGTTGACCTGGAGCCTGTCGTGACCCCTGAGCCAGTCATTGCTCCTGATcctgcattagagcatgaccctgttcatgatgATGCACCCGCTGTTGCCCCTTTTGTTGATATACCCATTGCtgatcatcctgttgttgctccaccATGGGTGGATGATCATATTGTTGACGCTCCTATTGACGCTCCACTCTTGatagaggatcctgttgttgcaccaTTTCCTGATCCTGTGCCGGTGCTGTTCAACCATGCACCTTTTGCAACTCATGTAGATCCACGTTACGCCAACACTCGTAACGGGTGGATTGATGACGACGATGATTACCCACCATTTGTGTTACCTGTTACACCACTAGTAGCCCCCGTTTCAGCACCCATTTCTGCACCCACTAATATCCCACTGATTCCCCCACACATCACAGATGCTCATCGCATAGATCTTCCAGTTACGTTCCTTCAGGACATACCGCCGCcgcgtcctggagaggggtcatctaGGCAACCGCCTGTCCCTGTTCCACTAATGATGTCATTACCTTTTCCATTCACATCACAATTTCCCCATGTTGCACCACCCACTGCACCGTCCTTCACTCCGTCGAGCGAGCCATTTCTATAGACTACGCCTCCTATCATGCCACTGtctgatccgtatcacccataccATGTTGGGTACTCTACGGAGGACATCCTTACTTCTctgatgatacagcaggaggcatTGACACGTCATATtcaggagctggagagagctcagcgaccaccTTGCCATTGTCAGATCCCGTTTGCAGCATCACACCCTCCGCGTCCACTTTCACCCGACTCAGACGTCCGTTTCTTGACctctgagcagcagatagcatattttCTGCGTGTCTGTCGTGCTTTAGAGCAGGATTGGTTACATATACATCGCCTGTATTActctcattttcctcctcctcctccgccatcagcataagcattttgattcgacgcaggtagacttttggtgagaggaccgtgattgtgcagactatacagcttttgaagaccgcattttgataTCATGACTTTTGATGCTTAGTTTTGATGGTTGTtgtagttgattagacagttcagACGAGGGCGATGTGGTCCTTAGTCACTTTTGATGTATGATACAGTcacaaaacttgtaaacattgtactgtggtcttgatttatgatagcgcaatcgcagtattctcattatatgtgatgttgggttgattgtttatattctataacatgagatgatATGTGCTTGATATTGTTGTTGCGTACGTATACCATTTACTTACTCTGACCTGActaacgtgaaacatcttttagaagatgccaccaagacgtgatccgcgcatgcccactaatgaggcAGAACTTCGAGGAATCATTGTTGCCGCTATCGTGCAGTATGCTGCTTCTCATGCAGAAATGAGTGGAAATATCTCGCATAaccacggcaataacaatccaccgaatggtaatgttaagtcgtttgagatataccttgatacatttggatatttatagcatgttcgctaataccatttgtaaattctaacgtatgtgcaggatgcacttacaagcaatttctcgattgcaagcccatgaatttcgacggcacaggaggtgctgttgcatttgtaagatgggctgagaagactgagtctgttcttagaatgagcaagtgtgctcccgaacaacaagtgacctacatctcagggctatttttggatggagccctatcttggtggaatttgcaagtgcaaactcttggtgaagctgctgcttatgcgatgtcatggaatgagctgaaggagctcatgagaagaAAGTACTACTCGCGTGCCGAAATCCAGAAGCTGGAGACTGAATTCTGGCActtaaaaatggaaggtcccaagattgcagagtatgttcagagattctacgatttgtcccatgtggtgccatacatggttacaccggagttcaaacgtatcgagcgctttatctggggattggcacctcagatcatgagtatggttactacttccaagcctgcgataatcacagaagccattgatctcagtgtggctcttactgaggaagctattcgcTTGAACAACTTCTCGAATACTGAgtagaagaagaaagagactcatgtggagtcgtctgggGATAACAAAAGGGAATTCTCGAACTTCACGCAGGGTACAAGCAACGCGAATAAGAAaggtgaatcaagcacaccggcaaaggctgcaaccggtgttgagaataaaggaaagggttacatgggcactctgcccaagtgtggatTATGCCAGTATCATCATGCTGGTCAGTGCAGAAATAGAAAATGTGAAACTTGTGGAAGAATTGGCCATTTGAAGGATACCTGATGGTTGGTTCAGGCCAGGGTGGCCGAAGAGGTTTTGGTAACAACAACCGCGGTGGAAATGGAAACCGGCCACAAGGGAATAATAGAGGAAATGGAAACCGAGGAAACAAtgcgaatcaagctgggaatgtgaatcgcaaccaaaacaacgctCAAGCTGGGAACGGAGGTGGTAATGGTCACGGACCGggttgttttaattgtggagaagtcgggcactttaagaaggaatgcccaaagctgaaccaagcccgtggaagagtgtttaacatcggagcgagggaagcgcgccaggatcccaacgttgtcactggtacgttccctataaatcgaCGCTTTGCAtatgttctgtttgatactggtgccgactatagctttgtgtcgttagaatttaatagtatgcttgggttagcttctagtaaattagatattccgtactcaattgaactggctaatggaaagctagttgaagc comes from the Helianthus annuus cultivar XRQ/B chromosome 4, HanXRQr2.0-SUNRISE, whole genome shotgun sequence genome and includes:
- the LOC110914357 gene encoding SH3 domain-containing protein C23A1.17-like, with protein sequence MDFVDLEPVVTPEPVIAPDPALEHDPVHDDAPAVAPFVDIPIADHPVVAPPWVDDHIVDAPIDAPLLIEDPVVAPFPDPVPVLFNHAPFATHVDPRYANTRNGWIDDDDDYPPFVLPVTPLVAPVSAPISAPTNIPLIPPHITDAHRIDLPVTFLQDIPPPRPGEGSSRQPPVPVPLMMSLPFPFTSQFPHVAPPTAPSFTPSSEPFL